Proteins encoded together in one Microcaecilia unicolor chromosome 3, aMicUni1.1, whole genome shotgun sequence window:
- the LOC115464342 gene encoding butyrophilin subfamily 1 member A1-like, with product MTHPSRRKNFARSARVSHTLTLVLLLLLFESAVSEYYEFSQKDGRSIRCPVPGLRFPLSVYFKGRSSTNFTEILRVEDEDKRRTLRQHKITFDDHQAIYINNLSLGDEGEYQIIAGSPEEILLYMKVTVLPSFRVIGPSAPVVAVVGQDVLLSCHLSPPVSAENMQIRWFRKNFESLVHLFENGMDQNKQQLPEYQNRTKLFRDRISNGNVSLRIRHVRPTDEGRYTCYVESDIYEEATMELKIVPQTDRRYKHTRSEGQSVQGPIPGLSFPVSIWFKGRNSTDFTEILRAEDEDQRRSLSHQRITFDSQYICVNNLSLSDEGEYKVIAGSPEKILLDMNVTVTRSTEVGRRHHYTCIASVFYVAVFIYFIWKSQSKGTQSPCFRMDLVVEHF from the exons GTGCAGTATCCGAATACTATGAATTTTCACAAAAAGATGGAAGATCTATACGGTGTCCAGTCCCAGGGCTCCGCTTCCCTCTGTCTGTGTACTTTAAAGGTAGAAGCTCCACAAACTTTACTGAGATTCTGAGAGTTGAAGATGAGGATAAGAGGAGAACCCTTCGTCAGCACAAGATCACTTTTGATGACCATCAGGCCATCTATATCAACAATCTGAGTCTTGGCGATGAGGGGGAGTACCAGATCATCGCTGGCTCCCCAGAGGAGATTCTGCTTTATATGAAAGTGACCGTATTAC CAAGCTTTAGAGTCATCGGCCCTAGtgccccagtggttgctgttgtAGGTCAAGATGTCCTATTATCCTGCCACCTCTCTCCACCCGTCAGTGCTGAGAACATGCAGATCAGATGGTTCCGAAAAAACTTTGAATCACTTGTGCACTTGTTTGAAAATGGGATGGACCAGAACAAGCAGCAGCTCCCAGAATACCAAAACAGGACGAAGCTGTTCAGAGATCGGATCTCCAATGGAAACGTGTCGTTAAGGATTCGCCACGTAAGGCCGACTGATGAGGGAAGGTACACATGTTATGTTGAGTCTGATATTTATGAGGAAGCAACAATGGAACTAAAAATAG ttccacagacagacagacgcTATAAACATACACGAAGCGAGGGTCAATCTGTGCAGGGCCCGATCCCAGGTCTCAGTTTCCCTGTGTCCATCTGGTTTAAAGGTAGAAACTCCACAGACTTTACTGAGATTCTGAGGGCTGAAGATGAGGATCAGAGGAGAAGCCTTTCTCACCAGAGGATCACATTTGACTCTCAGTACATCTGTGTCAACAATCTGAGTCTCAGTGATGAGGGAGAGTACAAGGTCattgctggctccccagagaaaATTCTGCTTGATATGAATGTTACTGTAACAC GTTCCACCGAAGTCGGTAGACGCCACCATTATACGTGTATCGCTTCTGTGTTCTATGTGGcagttttcatttatttcataTGGAAATCCCAGAGTAAAGGAACCCAGAGCCCCTGCTTCAGAATGGACCTGGTAGTAGAGCATTTCTGA